One window from the genome of Cryptomeria japonica chromosome 6, Sugi_1.0, whole genome shotgun sequence encodes:
- the LOC131067891 gene encoding probable 2' cyclic ADP-D-ribose synthase BdTIR: MASTSTTGSRLETEDSNAFEEIAPPSACSSATVPGPWDIFINHRGPDVKVTLARAIYNALHAMGFRVFLDSEELQLGNFLPEALQEAMLGASLHVAIFSPGYAQSPWCLAELSFMLKSGKPIIPVFYCVEPTDLRGVAQGKGVYVNAFLEHEGKSRYSFKKIEEWKMALHKASLKEGEIIKNDKK; encoded by the coding sequence ATGGCGTCCACTTCTACCACTGGTAGTCGGTTAGAGACTGAAGATTCAAATGCTTTTGAAGAAATCGCACCTCCGTCTGCATGTTCTTCTGCTACAGTCCCAGGACCATGGGATATATTTATTAATCATCGTGGACCAGATGTCAAAGTCACGCTGGCCAGAGCAATCTACAATGCCCTCCATGCCATGGGTTTCAGGGTATTCCTTGATTCCGAGGAGCTTCAGTTGGGAAACTTCTTGCCTGAAGCACTGCAAGAAGCAATGCTTGGTGCATCCcttcatgtagcaattttctctcCCGGTTATGCACAATCGCCATGGTGCCTTGCCGAGCTATCCTTTATGCTCAAGTCTGGCAAGCCTATTATTCCTGTCTTCTATTGTGTTGAACCTACCGATCTACGAGGGGTGGCTCAAGGAAAAGGAGTGTATGTGAATGCTTTCTTGGAGCATGAAGGAAAGAGTAGATACAGCTTTAAAAAGATTGAGGAGTGGAAGATGGCACTCCACAAGGCCTCACTTAAAGAGGGTGAAATCATAAAAAATGACAAGAAGTAA